The Primulina huaijiensis isolate GDHJ02 chromosome 9, ASM1229523v2, whole genome shotgun sequence genomic interval TGCATTATAGCACGTTAATTGGTTTAGTCGATATTCCCAAAATATTCTAATTAATTGAGCATTTTGGTAATTGgcaaattaaatcatttatgtaaaaaatactGAAACTTCATATCTCTCACATTTTATAGGAAAAATTGCAATAttagttttatatatttgtatatctACGATTTTACTCATTTATGATATATCCTAATAAATTTTACTCTTGATCTGATATCtttgttatttttgtaattttagttatttttttggCATGACATTGATCTGACACCTATGTGGGGCCTACGTGATTCCAACACAGCTGACACATCAACGCTTccgatgaaaaatgactaaaattatcaaaaattaaaagatacacGACCAGAATCATAAAGCTAACAAATATATAAGACCAAAATTACCGTTTCccgaataaattttttttcctctaaatAATTTGATTAGTATAATTTTATATGACGATGATAtacgataaaatatttttaagaattaCAAATCCAACGTTTTAACAATGTATGGAAAATTGAAGTTGCTAGACCACAAGACTTTGGCTAAATTTGTCTTCTTCTCCTTTTGCAGTATTGCATAATCCGATGACTCTTCTCCGCTCAATAATTTTTCCAGTCATTTTTTAATTCAACACATATTAAAAAGATGTAcctaaaattcatttttaatattttttttcaaaaggtTTACCTAATATAACAAGCACAGAAAAAATAGCGGATATGAATTCTATCGTCCTAAAAAAATTTGGAGTTTTTCTTATAAACTATAAAAtcttattataattttcaatttcctTTATTATTTGTGTTCGACCACATTTTTAAAGTTGAACATATgtatttttaacaattttaatatattaattgtaCCACagtaatcaaaattttatttccgATCCTTCCTAGTAATAGCACTAAATAGACATTTTTCTCTGAATAATCGGATTAATAATTTCATATCATTTACTATATTCAATAATACATTTATTAAACTAATCTGAACTTTCATGAAATTGGAGTCGGTAATCCAGCCATTCATTTTTTGTTCTGGTTTGAGTAGACTTTGAGTCCTAAGTCTTCCTTCGCGGTGGTCTTTTGCTCTAATAATACTTCAAAATTATTGTAGGGATTTCATCAATAATAGCTTCAATTAATACGTAAAAAAGAATATTAATTGAAGACTTCGCGAATTtggtatatttttaaaatttatataaataaagtaTCCTTAAATATTCAATTCCTTtaaactaaataattaatttccatATCAATTAATTGggtttaagatattttaaaaagaaatagcGAAAATTATGCAATTACAATTCTTTTTTTAGCTTTCCAGCCCCAATCTTTATCCATTTTCATCATGACTTTAAAGTCCCTTAAAATGTTCACAATTGGTGCCGTCACCATTGCTTCCAAAAGAAGACTTTTGACTCCTACCCGGTGGTCACCAGTCTTCTATCCATCTTAGAAATGAAAATCCTTGAGATATTGTCTTAATATCAGTACCACAACTTCGATTACCTTAATGATAGGTTACCCTTGAAGTCTCTGTCTGTCAAGGATGCTTCGATTTATTGTAGGGACTGCATTAATTAATGCTTCatagaagaaatatatatatattaaaaataaattgaataagtATTTAACAACATCAAATGCACGATCTGAAGCACTAGAGAAGGAGAACGAGTTGTTGAGGTCTCGTATGTCCCCTTTGTAATAGGaagcatgtttttttttttttttttNTATATATTGAAAGTTatagttatatttttatttaaaatttaaaaaaataaatgtcaactaattaatattttattagtatAAGCAATTGCGTAAACTAGAATACATTTACTCACGTGGGTAGTTATCGTCTATCATGCAATGTACTGAGCCAATAAATatgttgaaaaatattataattttcttaCTCGATAACAGTCCGTGTAAGTAATAAGTAGAAACAAAAAGGAATTATGCTTTTGAATGTAAAAATTTTTTAGATGTTTATGTTTTGGTCGGAGATCCATGTTTCGATCTTCACGATTTTGCTGTCTTATGTAGGCGAGAAGTCGATGATAAGGAAGCGTTACATGTATTTGACAGAAGAAATCTTGAAAGAGAGCCCTAACATCTGCGCATACATGGCGCCATCACTCGACGCTAGGCAAGATATTGTGGTGGTGGAGGTGCCCAAACTTGGAAAAGAAGCTGCCCAGAAGGCGATCAAAGAGTGGGGGCAGCCAAAGTCTAAGATCACTCACGTGATATTTTGTACCACCAGCGGAGTCGACATGCCCGGAGCCGATTACCAGCTCACGAAGCTACTCGGCCTTCGCTCCTCCGTTAAACGCTTCATGATGTATCAACAGGGCTGTTTCGCTGGCGGCACGGTGCTTCGAATGGCTAAGGACCTGGCGGAGAATAATGCCGGTGCACGAGTTCTGGTCGTGTGCTCGGAGATCACGGCGGTGACCTTCAGAGGGCCGAGCGAGACTCATTTGGATAGTTTGGTGGGACAGGCATTGTTTGGTGACGGTGCTGCTGCGGTGATTGTGGGATCCGAC includes:
- the LOC140984048 gene encoding chalcone synthase-like — protein: MFMFWSEIHVSIFTILLSYVGEKSMIRKRYMYLTEEILKESPNICAYMAPSLDARQDIVVVEVPKLGKEAAQKAIKEWGQPKSKITHVIFCTTSGVDMPGADYQLTKLLGLRSSVKRFMMYQQGCFAGGTVLRMAKDLAENNAGARVLVVCSEITAVTFRGPSETHLDSLVGQALFGDGAAAVIVGSDPVVGVERPLFQLVSAAQTILPDSHGAIDGHLREVGLTFHLLKDVPSLISENIEKSLREAFDPLGISDWNSIFWIAHPGGPAILDQVETKLALKPEKLRSTRNVLSEYGNMSSACVLFILDEMRKASTKEGLSSTGEGFDWGVLFGFGPGLTVETVVLHSVPIN